The following DNA comes from Kaistia sp. 32K.
GCAGGAGCATCCGGGCGAGGATTCCGACCGGACGGTGCCGATGCGCTTCGCCTTTGGTCCGGGCTATCTGGTCTCCGGCCGGCGACATCCCGTCCGCGCCGCGGCGCTGGCGCGAAGCAAGATCCAGAGCGGCCAGCCCGTCTCAGGCCCCGTCGCGCTGTTCGAGCTGATGATCGAGCAGGTGCTGCGCGCCATGGCGGAGACCCTTCGCGCGCTGCGGATGGAAGCGGATTCGATCGAGGACCGCGTGCTCGACGAGCGGCTGCACGACGAGTCGCGCCGCCTCGGGCCGCTGCGGCGGACGGCGGTCAAGCTGCACCGCCAGCTGTCCGGCTTCCGCAGCATCCTGCGCGAGTTTCCCGAGGACGACGACGACGAGGACGAGCAGAGCCACCAGGCCGCCTCCGCGGCGGCGGAACGGCTCCTGCGCCGCATCGAGACGCTGGATCAGGAAGTCCAGGAAGTGCAGGACCGCGCGCGCTTCCTGCAGGACGAGATCGCGGCGAAGCTCGCCAACATCAGCAACCGCCACCTCTATGTGCTCTCGATCATGACGGCGCTCTTGATGCCGCCGACGCTGGTGACCGGCTTCTTCGGCATGAATACCGGTGGCCTGCCGTTCCTCGACGGCTCCACGGGCTGGATCGGCGCCTCCGTCATCGGCGTCGTCGCCTCCGGCTTCACCCTCCTGCTGCTGCGCCGGCTCGGCTTCTTCGACTAGAGCGGCGCGGGATCCGCAGCCCCCAAACGAAAACGACCGCCCGGGATCGTCGGATCCGTCGGGCGGTCGTTCTGTTTTGCGCCGGGCGCTGGTCTAGATCAGCGATCCTTGCTCGGCGTGATACCGAGGCGGCCCTTCAGCCGGTCGTCACGCAGCTCGTACCACATGGCGTTGAGGATGCCGAAGGCGCAGGCGAGGCTGAGGCCGAGGATCCAGGAGAAATACCACATTGCTGAAATCCTCCGCTCAGTAGGCGTTCGGGTTCTTGTCCATCGTCACCGCCGTCACCTTGCCGCGCATCACGCGGTAGATGAAGGCCGTGTAGATCAGGATGATCGGCAGGAAGAAGCAGGTCGACAGCAGCATCACCCAGAGCGTCAGCTTCGACGAGGACGCGTCCCAGATCGTGAGGCCGTTGCTCGGATCGACCGAGGACGGCAGCAGGAAGGGGAACAGCGACACGCCGGCCGTGGCGATGATGCCGAAGATGGCCGCGCCCGAGGTGATGAAGGTGAGCGCCGGCTTCCTGGCGGTGAAGCCGACGAGCGCCAGCAGCGCGCCCGCGAAGCCGAGGATCGGAGCGATCATCATCCACGGATACTTCGTGTAGTTGGCGAGCCACGCGCCATTCTCGACCGAGACCGTCTTGCCGAGCGGGTTCGAAGGCCCGAGCGGGTCGATGACGCTGGTCAGCACATGGCCGCCGATGCCATAGGCGGTCCAGACGCCGGCAAGCGCGAACAGCACGATGACGGCCAGCGCCGCCAGCCGGCCGTAGCTGCGGGCGCGATCGGCGATGACGCCCTCGGTCTTCCACGTCAGCAGCGCCGCGCCATGCATGATCAGCATCGAGAGGCTGACGAGGCCGGCGAGAAGCGCGTAGGGCGTCAGCAGCTGGAAGAAGTTGCCGCGCCAGAACGTCCGGAGCGTGTCGTCGAACTCGAACGGCACGCCGAGCAGCACGTTGCCGACGGCGACGCCCAGGATCAGCGCCGGAATGATGCCGGCGATGCAGAGCACGATGTCCCAGGTCGAGCGCCAGCCGGGATCGCCGAT
Coding sequences within:
- the cydB gene encoding cytochrome d ubiquinol oxidase subunit II, with the translated sequence MNDIVPVDYETLRLIWWLLLGVLLIGFAVMDGFDLGIGALLPFVAKTDEERRVVINVVGPVWEGNQVWLILGGGAIFAAFPMLYAVSFSGFYLAMMVILVALILRPVGFKYRSKIGDPGWRSTWDIVLCIAGIIPALILGVAVGNVLLGVPFEFDDTLRTFWRGNFFQLLTPYALLAGLVSLSMLIMHGAALLTWKTEGVIADRARSYGRLAALAVIVLFALAGVWTAYGIGGHVLTSVIDPLGPSNPLGKTVSVENGAWLANYTKYPWMMIAPILGFAGALLALVGFTARKPALTFITSGAAIFGIIATAGVSLFPFLLPSSVDPSNGLTIWDASSSKLTLWVMLLSTCFFLPIILIYTAFIYRVMRGKVTAVTMDKNPNAY
- a CDS encoding CorA family divalent cation transporter → MPAEASALSRPVSGVIWAYRFDAGGGARAIALDETIAPSDPAEGFVWVHIDFVDRLARDWIAGVGWLSGDARRLLLSVDDHPTLDFDKHAVWGRFSDTLQEHPGEDSDRTVPMRFAFGPGYLVSGRRHPVRAAALARSKIQSGQPVSGPVALFELMIEQVLRAMAETLRALRMEADSIEDRVLDERLHDESRRLGPLRRTAVKLHRQLSGFRSILREFPEDDDDEDEQSHQAASAAAERLLRRIETLDQEVQEVQDRARFLQDEIAAKLANISNRHLYVLSIMTALLMPPTLVTGFFGMNTGGLPFLDGSTGWIGASVIGVVASGFTLLLLRRLGFFD
- the cydX gene encoding cytochrome bd-I oxidase subunit CydX; protein product: MWYFSWILGLSLACAFGILNAMWYELRDDRLKGRLGITPSKDR